In Saprospiraceae bacterium, a genomic segment contains:
- a CDS encoding ribonucleoside-diphosphate reductase subunit alpha: protein MQVIKRNGKREEVSFDKITARVKKLCYGLDAQFVDPIEISKKVILGLYNGVSTSDLDNLAAETAASLATIHPDYAILAARIAVSNLHKNTRKSFSETMEILYNYIDPITNKKAGLISDEIIEVIRQNADRLDSAIIYDRDYDFDYFGFKTLERSYLLKAEKKVVERPQHLLMRASIGIHSNDLDAAVETYHLMSEKWFIHATPTLFNAGTPKPQLSSCFLLSMVDDSIPGIFETLSRCAKISQSAGGIGLSIHNVRAKGSYIKGTGGTSNGIIPMLRVFNDTARYVDQGGGKRKGAFAIYLEPWHADIEDFLELKKNHGKEEMRARDLFFAMWISDLFMERVLSDSTWSLFCPNEAPGLCDVYGEDFNKLYKKYEDAGLARKTVRAQELWFQICQSQIETGTPYILYKDACNQKSNQKNLGTIRSSNLCTEIIEYTSADEVAVCNLASISLPKFISDQTFDFQKLAEVTRVITRNLNRIIDINYYPIEEAKRSNMRHRPIGIGVQGLADAFILMRMPFDSPAAKKLNQEIFETIYYAAVSESCNQAKIFGSYETFANSPMSQGIFQFDMWNVKPDTGRWDWESLRSDVIKNGLRNSLLLAPMPTASTSQVLGNNECFEPYTSNLYTRRTLSGEFIVVNKHLLADLVKRNLWNQEMKEMLMFNNGSIQNIEAIPQDLKEIYKTVWELSQKCIIDMAADRGAYICQSQSLNLFMENASVNKLSSMHFYGWKKGLKTGIYYLRTKSAVDPIKFTLGDKHQQRFVDKQLAGSVEDVEMINPTKSASMHKEKIDEMLNAEVSVQQIVEGQVCTMEEGCISCQG, encoded by the coding sequence ATGCAAGTAATTAAGCGCAATGGCAAGCGTGAAGAAGTCAGTTTCGACAAAATCACCGCAAGAGTCAAGAAATTATGTTATGGTCTTGATGCTCAATTTGTAGATCCAATTGAGATCTCGAAAAAGGTCATATTAGGTTTGTACAATGGTGTTAGTACCTCCGATTTGGATAATCTTGCTGCTGAAACAGCTGCTTCTCTGGCAACTATTCATCCGGATTACGCCATCTTGGCTGCGAGAATTGCAGTTTCAAATCTGCATAAAAACACCCGCAAATCATTCTCCGAAACAATGGAGATCTTGTATAATTATATAGACCCAATTACAAATAAGAAGGCTGGTCTAATCAGTGATGAGATCATAGAGGTCATCCGTCAAAACGCCGATCGATTAGACTCAGCCATCATTTATGATCGAGATTATGATTTTGATTATTTTGGTTTTAAAACCCTTGAACGATCTTATCTATTAAAAGCAGAGAAAAAAGTCGTTGAAAGGCCACAACATCTGCTGATGCGGGCTTCTATCGGTATCCATAGCAATGATCTGGATGCCGCAGTAGAAACTTATCATTTAATGTCCGAAAAATGGTTTATCCATGCCACCCCAACGCTGTTTAATGCTGGTACCCCAAAGCCGCAATTATCATCCTGCTTTCTACTCAGTATGGTTGATGACAGTATACCCGGCATTTTCGAAACCCTTAGCCGTTGTGCTAAAATTTCACAGTCTGCCGGCGGGATCGGTTTGAGCATTCACAATGTGCGAGCAAAAGGTAGTTACATCAAAGGTACCGGGGGAACTTCGAATGGTATTATTCCCATGTTACGCGTATTTAATGACACGGCTCGTTATGTCGATCAAGGGGGCGGCAAAAGAAAAGGTGCCTTTGCCATTTATCTCGAACCTTGGCATGCAGACATTGAAGACTTCCTGGAGCTCAAGAAAAATCACGGAAAAGAAGAAATGCGTGCAAGAGATCTTTTCTTTGCCATGTGGATTTCTGATTTATTTATGGAGCGGGTTTTATCAGACAGTACCTGGTCTTTATTTTGTCCGAATGAAGCTCCGGGCTTATGTGATGTTTATGGCGAGGATTTCAATAAACTCTACAAAAAATATGAGGATGCAGGACTTGCACGCAAAACAGTGCGGGCGCAAGAACTCTGGTTTCAAATTTGTCAAAGTCAAATTGAAACAGGAACTCCTTACATCCTATATAAAGATGCCTGCAATCAAAAGTCTAACCAAAAAAATTTGGGGACCATCAGATCTTCAAATTTATGTACAGAAATTATCGAATATACTTCTGCAGATGAGGTTGCAGTATGTAATTTGGCTTCCATTTCTCTGCCAAAATTTATAAGCGATCAGACTTTTGATTTTCAAAAACTTGCAGAGGTCACAAGAGTGATCACGAGAAACCTCAATAGAATTATCGACATTAACTATTATCCTATAGAAGAGGCCAAAAGATCCAACATGCGCCACCGGCCAATTGGCATTGGTGTACAAGGACTTGCAGATGCCTTCATTTTAATGCGGATGCCTTTTGACAGTCCCGCGGCAAAAAAACTCAATCAGGAAATATTTGAGACGATTTATTATGCAGCTGTCAGTGAAAGCTGTAATCAGGCCAAAATATTCGGCAGCTACGAAACTTTTGCCAACTCACCCATGAGCCAGGGAATTTTCCAGTTTGACATGTGGAATGTAAAACCCGATACAGGAAGATGGGATTGGGAAAGTCTGAGATCAGATGTCATAAAAAATGGTCTACGCAATAGCTTATTGCTTGCTCCTATGCCTACCGCCAGTACTTCTCAAGTGCTGGGTAATAATGAATGCTTTGAACCATATACTTCCAATTTATACACAAGAAGGACTTTATCTGGTGAGTTCATTGTTGTCAATAAACATCTACTTGCTGATCTGGTAAAGAGAAATCTTTGGAATCAGGAAATGAAAGAAATGCTCATGTTTAATAACGGTTCTATTCAAAATATAGAGGCCATCCCACAAGACCTAAAAGAGATTTATAAAACCGTTTGGGAACTGAGTCAGAAATGCATTATTGATATGGCTGCAGACAGAGGTGCTTATATCTGTCAAAGTCAATCCTTAAATTTATTCATGGAAAATGCCAGTGTCAATAAATTGAGTTCGATGCATTTTTATGGTTGGAAAAAAGGCCTCAAAACAGGCATTTATTACCTGCGCACCAAATCGGCAGTTGACCCTATCAAGTTTACTCTAGGAGACAAGCATCAACAACGATTTGTCGACAAACAGCTTGCCGGATCAGTTGAAGATGTTGAGATGATTAATCCTACAAAGTCTGCAAGCATGCACAAAGAAAAAATTGATGAAATGCTTAATGCAGAAGTAAGTGTTCAGCAAATTGTAGAAGGCCAGGTTTGTACCATGGAGGAGGGTTGTATCTCTTGCCAGGGTTAA